One segment of Cyanobacteria bacterium GSL.Bin1 DNA contains the following:
- a CDS encoding murein transglycosylase — MKSLLVSLSVGLGVAFSALPAMSFPLEKVSSQQLPSELNLEAKWEDKAGLLRAINHSLQYLEQPSAAEAYAEYPVAGITRDRAYRSLIRFRQLLRTSPSPEAFAHAVKQEFALYQAVGQDQQGTVHFTGYFEPVYAASRVPTAEYRYPIYQRPTNFEQWSSPHPTRSELEGRHGEGKNSPLAGLEIAWLRDRLEAFLIHVQGSARLQLGDGSILAIGYAGKTEHPYTSIGGELVKAGIFERDELSLPRLMQYFEQHPEQLSTYLPRNKSFVFFRETQGAPATGSLGVPVTAQRSIATDKSLMPPGALALLHTQFPEITANNEIQTPLVSHYVLDQDTGSAIQGAGRVDIFMGTGENAGRKAGIVDWTGQLYYLFLKE; from the coding sequence ATGAAATCTTTACTGGTGAGTCTGTCTGTCGGGTTGGGGGTTGCATTCTCGGCATTACCCGCCATGAGTTTCCCCTTAGAAAAAGTCTCATCCCAACAACTGCCGTCAGAATTGAACCTAGAGGCAAAATGGGAAGATAAAGCGGGTCTTTTAAGAGCCATTAACCACAGTTTGCAGTATCTGGAGCAGCCCAGTGCCGCCGAAGCTTATGCCGAGTATCCTGTTGCTGGCATTACGCGCGATCGCGCTTATCGCTCTTTAATTCGCTTTCGGCAACTCCTGCGCACGTCTCCCAGCCCAGAAGCCTTTGCCCATGCCGTTAAACAAGAATTTGCGTTGTATCAAGCCGTGGGACAGGATCAACAGGGAACGGTTCACTTTACCGGCTATTTTGAACCGGTTTATGCCGCAAGTCGCGTTCCCACTGCTGAATATCGTTATCCGATTTATCAACGACCGACGAACTTTGAACAGTGGTCTTCTCCCCATCCCACCCGCAGCGAACTTGAAGGGAGGCACGGAGAAGGGAAAAATAGTCCCCTAGCGGGTTTAGAAATTGCTTGGTTGCGCGATCGCCTAGAAGCCTTTTTAATCCACGTTCAAGGCTCAGCACGGCTGCAGTTAGGAGATGGCAGCATTTTAGCAATTGGCTATGCGGGAAAAACTGAGCATCCTTACACCAGCATTGGCGGTGAATTAGTTAAAGCTGGGATTTTTGAGCGGGATGAACTCTCTCTTCCCCGTTTAATGCAATATTTTGAGCAACACCCCGAACAACTCAGCACTTACCTACCGCGCAATAAAAGTTTTGTCTTCTTTCGAGAAACCCAAGGCGCACCGGCAACGGGCAGTTTAGGCGTTCCTGTCACAGCACAACGCAGCATTGCCACTGATAAATCTTTGATGCCACCAGGGGCATTAGCGCTACTGCATACCCAATTTCCTGAGATTACTGCTAACAATGAAATTCAAACGCCACTGGTCAGTCATTACGTTTTAGATCAAGATACGGGGAGCGCGATTCAAGGGGCAGGACGAGTGGATATCTTTATGGGCACGGGCGAAAATGCCGGACGGAAAGCAGGCATCGTGGATTGGACAGGGCAACTGTATTATCTATTCTTGAAAGAGTGA